From Mycolicibacterium cosmeticum, a single genomic window includes:
- a CDS encoding bifunctional 4-hydroxy-2-oxoglutarate aldolase/2-dehydro-3-deoxy-phosphogluconate aldolase, whose product MITAQRTLSLLERTGAILILRTGTADSAERIAHAAIAGGFTVLEIPLTVPDALGAISRLRKEYGDEISVGAGSVLDADLAEQALDAGATVLVTPHVAPDVIATAKPRDVAAISGAFTPTEVVQAHRAGADVVKLFPAELHGPAYLTSLRAPLPHIPICPTGGVTPDNVGEWFAAGAAAVGVAGHIARAGGPDLDAHRIRTAATEFLDLLADIRA is encoded by the coding sequence GTGATCACAGCACAGCGCACCTTGTCCCTGCTCGAACGCACGGGCGCCATCCTGATCCTTCGCACCGGGACGGCCGACAGCGCCGAGCGCATTGCACACGCCGCAATCGCCGGCGGTTTCACGGTCCTGGAGATCCCGCTGACCGTGCCCGACGCCCTCGGGGCGATCTCCCGCTTGCGCAAGGAGTACGGCGACGAGATCAGCGTCGGCGCCGGTTCGGTTCTCGATGCCGACCTCGCCGAACAGGCCCTCGACGCCGGGGCCACCGTCCTGGTCACTCCTCATGTCGCCCCGGACGTGATCGCCACCGCGAAGCCACGCGATGTCGCCGCCATCAGTGGCGCCTTCACTCCCACCGAGGTGGTGCAGGCACACCGAGCCGGAGCCGATGTGGTGAAGCTCTTCCCCGCCGAGCTGCACGGCCCGGCCTATCTGACGAGCCTCCGCGCCCCCCTGCCGCACATCCCGATCTGCCCGACCGGCGGCGTCACCCCGGACAACGTGGGCGAGTGGTTCGCTGCGGGCGCTGCAGCGGTCGGCGTCGCCGGCCACATCGCCCGCGCCGGTGGCCCAGACCTGGACGCACACCGAATCCGCACGGCCGCAACCGAATTCCTCGACCTCCTCGCGGACATTCGAGCCTGA